Genomic window (Nitrospirales bacterium LBB_01):
CTTTATTTTGTTAACGCTGCCAAAGAAATACATTATGTATATGATATACTGTTTTAGTTACTTTTGTCAATGTAAGCTCAGGGCAAACGCATTTCACAGGAAATAATAATATATTGCCAATGCAGTGTAGCTTCGCTAAAAAACTGGATTCCTGCCTGCGCAGGAATGACAAAAAAAAGACATATCCTTCCTTGTCATTCCCGCCTCCGAGCGGGAATCCAGTCCTTTTCTCTAAAAATTCTGCCTTGCAACAGAGAAGTCTTTTGCTGCTTTTTTCTCTAATGCGTTTCCCCTGAATGTAAGCTCCATGCAAAACGGCTGGTGTTGTTAAAGTAAGGAACTCTATTGCTGATGTATGCCGTATTTTAGCAGTATATCGGAAAGAACTTGGAAATCTATCGGTTTTGTGACATAATCGTCACATCTGTTGACACCTTTGTAGAAAGCGTCAATTAAATCTAATGGCGGATCTAAAGACGTAGTCATAATAATTGTTACTGCATTTTCTGGTGTAATTCCCATAGCCTTTTCTTTATTACGAATATGCGCTAAAGCACTGATTCCATCCACCTCAGGCATCATAATGTCAAGGCAGATGAGGCCATATGGCTCTGTAGCATCAATGGCAGTTTGGAAGGCCATAACCGCCTCAGCCCCATCTATTGTGACATCAACGTCGCCATATTTTTCTAAAAAACGCTGCAATAATGTGCGGCTTGAAAAATCATCATCAGCTATTAATATTTTATAAACTCCGTCCATGTTTTTACGCATGCCCTTTAGTTGCAAGAAATTTACTCAACAAAACATCAACATTTTTTATATGAGACGTAAGCCAACTGTCAACCGCATGTTGAATATCCAAAAGAAGGGCACGTGACGGGCCATTTTTTATGAATCTTTCCTTAAAACCTGTAACTGCTTCAAGCAGCGCCTTATGTTGAGGTATGTGTGAATTCATTTCCGGGTAGTCATATTTTTTCATAAGATTCTCTTCAGTTGAAAAATGCTTAACCACGTAATCCTCAAGAAAACGCAGAACTTTCGCTATTTCTTCTTTTCCCTTGCCCTCAGACATGACGGCTACAAGATCATTTTTCAATTTAAATAATTCCTTATGCTGGCTGTCTATTGTTTTATTTCCAACTATAAAACTATTGTCAAACTGTACTCCAAGGGCGGCAGGCTGCGACTCATGCCCAGTGTGTGCCGAGTG
Coding sequences:
- a CDS encoding response regulator transcription factor; this encodes MDGVYKILIADDDFSSRTLLQRFLEKYGDVDVTIDGAEAVMAFQTAIDATEPYGLICLDIMMPEVDGISALAHIRNKEKAMGITPENAVTIIMTTSLDPPLDLIDAFYKGVNRCDDYVTKPIDFQVLSDILLKYGIHQQ